In Mercurialis annua linkage group LG6, ddMerAnnu1.2, whole genome shotgun sequence, the following are encoded in one genomic region:
- the LOC126686431 gene encoding protein TWIN LOV 1 isoform X1: MEEFQQSASHLSTSIQQSFHTRYSISVQDALNALPHSFTITDPHISGHPIIFASRGFSKMSGYSNDEIIGRNGRVFQGPKTNRSSVMEIREAIREERALQITLLNYRKDGTPFWLLFHLTPVFDHKDGRVVYFLAVQVPIIKRGHGSGLSDDEPGLMREIVFGSCRREVCSDSPIELGRVLSLDSDTRGLNIEETCEASEAEKRKAATAINNVLSVLTTYSECSGKRCSLLGAGIISSSLNISLGRIKQSFVLTDTHFPDMPIVYASDAFLKLTGYARHEVLWRNCRFLSGADTDTSAIEQIKICIKAEQACTVRILNYRKNKTTFWNLLHISPIRNATGKIAYMVGVQLEEGCKRQQESCGLSPEMKQLSCVGAVRVAVRSSSIGAGSSKS; this comes from the exons ATGGAAGAATTTCAACAATCAGCATCACACCTATCAACTTCAATCCAACAATCTTTCCATACCCGCTACTCTATTTCAGTCCAGGATGCTCTTAACGCCTTACCCCACTCTTTCACCATCACCGATCCTCACATTTCGGGCCACCCAATTATCTTCGCCAGTCGCGGCTTCTCCAAAATGTCTGGCTACTCGAATGACGAAATTATCGGCAGAAACGGCCGCGTTTTTCAAGGTCCTAAGACTAACAGAAGCTCAGTCATGGAAATTCGTGAAGCAATTCGTGAAGAGAGAGCTTTGCAGATTACTTTATTGAATTACCGTAAAGACGGCACGCCGTTTTGGCTGCTCTTTCATTTGACGCCTGTTTTTGATCACAAGGATGGCAGAGTTGTTTATTTTTTAGCCGTTCAGGTACCCATTATCAAGAGGGGTCACGGGTCGGGTTTGTCCGATGATGAACCTGGGTTGATGAGAGAGATTGTGTTCGGTTCTTGTCGGAGAGAAGTTTGTTCTGATTCTCCCATTGAGCTGGGTCGGGTTTTGTCACTGGATTCTGATACTAGAG gaTTAAATATTGAGGAGACATGTGAAGCTAGTGAAGCAGAGAAGAGAAAAGCAGCAACTGCAATTAACAATGTATTGTCTGTGTTGACAACTTATAGTGAGTGTAGTGGCAAAAGATGCAGTTTACTTGGAGCAGGGATTATCAGTTCATCTTTGAATATATCTCTTGGTAGAATCAAACAAAGCTTTGTATT GACGGATACACATTTTCCGGATATGCCTATAGTTTATGCTAGTGACGCCTTCTTGAAATTGACGG GTTATGCTAGGCATGAAGTGTTGTGGCGCAATTGTAGATTTTTAAGTGGCGCTGATACTGATACCTCAGCTATTGAGCAG ataAAGATATGTATAAAAGCCGAACAAGCATGCACAGTACGTATCTTAAATTACAG GAAAAATAAGACTACATTTTGGAATCTTCTTCACATATCACCCATTCGTAATGCTACTGGCAAG ATAGCATACATGGTGGGTGTGCAGCTAGAAGAAGGATGTAAGAGGCAGCAAGAAAGTTGCGGATTGAGCCCCGAGATGAAGCAGCTTAGTTGCGTCGGTGCAGTGAGGGTAGCTGTAAGGAGTTCATCAATTGGTGCTGGATCCTCTAAATCATAG
- the LOC126686431 gene encoding protein TWIN LOV 1 isoform X2 — protein sequence MEEFQQSASHLSTSIQQSFHTRYSISVQDALNALPHSFTITDPHISGHPIIFASRGFSKMSGYSNDEIIGRNGRVFQGPKTNRSSVMEIREAIREERALQITLLNYRKDGTPFWLLFHLTPVFDHKDGRVVYFLAVQVPIIKRGHGSGLSDDEPGLMREIVFGSCRREVCSDSPIELGRVLSLDSDTRGLNIEETCEASEAEKRKAATAINNVLSVLTTYSECSGKRCSLLGAGIISSSLNISLGRIKQSFVLTDTHFPDMPIVYASDAFLKLTGYARHEVLWRNCRFLSGADTDTSAIEQIKICIKAEQACTVRILNYRKNKTTFWNLLHISPIRNATGKNLLCQP from the exons ATGGAAGAATTTCAACAATCAGCATCACACCTATCAACTTCAATCCAACAATCTTTCCATACCCGCTACTCTATTTCAGTCCAGGATGCTCTTAACGCCTTACCCCACTCTTTCACCATCACCGATCCTCACATTTCGGGCCACCCAATTATCTTCGCCAGTCGCGGCTTCTCCAAAATGTCTGGCTACTCGAATGACGAAATTATCGGCAGAAACGGCCGCGTTTTTCAAGGTCCTAAGACTAACAGAAGCTCAGTCATGGAAATTCGTGAAGCAATTCGTGAAGAGAGAGCTTTGCAGATTACTTTATTGAATTACCGTAAAGACGGCACGCCGTTTTGGCTGCTCTTTCATTTGACGCCTGTTTTTGATCACAAGGATGGCAGAGTTGTTTATTTTTTAGCCGTTCAGGTACCCATTATCAAGAGGGGTCACGGGTCGGGTTTGTCCGATGATGAACCTGGGTTGATGAGAGAGATTGTGTTCGGTTCTTGTCGGAGAGAAGTTTGTTCTGATTCTCCCATTGAGCTGGGTCGGGTTTTGTCACTGGATTCTGATACTAGAG gaTTAAATATTGAGGAGACATGTGAAGCTAGTGAAGCAGAGAAGAGAAAAGCAGCAACTGCAATTAACAATGTATTGTCTGTGTTGACAACTTATAGTGAGTGTAGTGGCAAAAGATGCAGTTTACTTGGAGCAGGGATTATCAGTTCATCTTTGAATATATCTCTTGGTAGAATCAAACAAAGCTTTGTATT GACGGATACACATTTTCCGGATATGCCTATAGTTTATGCTAGTGACGCCTTCTTGAAATTGACGG GTTATGCTAGGCATGAAGTGTTGTGGCGCAATTGTAGATTTTTAAGTGGCGCTGATACTGATACCTCAGCTATTGAGCAG ataAAGATATGTATAAAAGCCGAACAAGCATGCACAGTACGTATCTTAAATTACAG GAAAAATAAGACTACATTTTGGAATCTTCTTCACATATCACCCATTCGTAATGCTACTGGCAAG AACCTCTTATGTCAGCCTTAA
- the LOC126686430 gene encoding aldehyde oxidase GLOX, whose protein sequence is MATTIKNQSFFSLLFVFFSLSASQYLPYSYSTPPYFSMITAGRWVLLQESIGISAMHIQLLRNNKVIIFDRTDFGPSNISLPDGKCRFNDDAIPLDCTAHSVLYDVASNTFRPLMILTNTWCSSGSVNSDGVLVQTGGDARGERVVRTFTPCDDDSCDWIELDDSNNTLFNRRWYSSNQILPDGRIIIVGGRRVFTYEFYPKVNSFVQDNFTLPFLIKTRDPLEENNLYPFLHLLPDGNLFIFASNQSILFDYSRNRVVKEFPVLPGGSRNFPCTGSSVLLPLRLNNTVSANINITMPEAEVMVCGGSKPGAYIKANFENVYVEASRTCGRLKVTDPNPQWVVEFMPMPRIMSDLLLLPTGDVIIINGAANGSAGWNDAVNPVFNPVLYLTEADPSQRFVVLNPTNIPRMYHSTAALLADGRILVGGSNPHPTYNFTAYPYRTELSLEAFYPPYLDIIHLPLRPSILSVESAYGTVPYNEMFAVTFVVSLYREDLGIGVQLMTASFNTHSYGMNQRMVMLNVVSVWRLSEYAHKVNVVGPTNVKVAPVGYYMLFVVHAGIPSAAVWIKLQD, encoded by the coding sequence ATGGCGACGACGATCAAGAATCAATCATTCTTTTCACTTCTTTTCGTTTTCTTTAGCCTCTCCGCCTCACAATACCTCCCCTACAGTTACAGCACCCCGCCGTACTTCTCCATGATAACCGCCGGGCGATGGGTTCTTCTCCAAGAAAGCATAGGCATCTCCGCCATGCACATTCAGCTTCTCAGGAACAACAAAGTCATCATCTTCGACCGTACTGATTTCGGCCCTTCTAATATCTCTCTTCCCGACGGTAAATGCCGCTTCAACGACGACGCCATCCCCCTTGACTGCACCGCGCATTCCGTCCTCTACGACGTCGCTTCCAACACCTTCCGCCCGCTCATGATCCTCACCAACACTTGGTGCTCTTCTGGCTCCGTCAATTCCGACGGCGTTCTTGTTCAAACTGGCGGCGATGCTAGAGGTGAACGTGTTGTTCGTACATTCACGCCGTGTGACGACGATTCTTGCGACTGGATTGAGCTTGACGACAGTAATAACACTCTGTTTAACAGAAGATGGTACTCCAGTAATCAGATTTTACCGGACGGTAGAATCATAATCGTGGGTGGTAGACGGGTTTTTACTTACGAGTTTTACCCCAAGGTTAATTCTTTTGTTCAAGATAACTTCACGTTACCGTTCTTGATTAAAACTAGAGACCCGTTAGAAGAGAACAATCTTTACCCGTTTTTACATCTTTTACCCGACGGTAATCTTTTCATTTTCGCCAGTAATCAGTCAATCTTGTTCGATTATTCAAGAAACAGAGTTGTTAAAGAATTCCCGGTTTTACCCGGCGGTTCAAGAAACTTCCCCTGCACTGGCTCCTCCGTTTTGCTTCCTCTCCGGTTAAATAACACCGTCAGTGCTAATATTAACATCACCATGCCGGAGGCGGAGGTGATGGTTTGTGGCGGGTCAAAGCCGGGCGCGTATATCAAAGCAAATTTTGAGAATGTTTACGTGGAAGCATCAAGAACATGTGGCAGGTTAAAAGTGACCGACCCGAATCCTCAATGGGTCGTGGAGTTCATGCCCATGCCCCGAATCATGAGCGATTTGTTACTTTTACCCACTGGTGACGTCATTATCATCAACGGCGCTGCTAATGGAAGCGCCGGTTGGAACGATGCGGTCAACCCGGTTTTCAATCCGGTGCTCTACTTGACAGAAGCGGATCCGAGTCAAAGATTCGTGGTTCTTAACCCGACGAATATCCCACGTATGTACCACTCAACAGCCGCATTATTGGCAGATGGCAGGATATTAGTGGGCGGAAGCAATCCACACCCAACGTACAACTTCACGGCATATCCGTACCGGACAGAACTGAGTTTAGAAGCGTTTTACCCGCCGTATCTGGACATAATCCACTTGCCGTTAAGGCCGTCTATTTTATCAGTGGAGTCAGCGTATGGAACGGTGCCGTATAATGAGATGTTTGCCGTGACGTTTGTAGTGTCGCTGTACCGTGAGGATTTGGGGATAGGAGTGCAGCTGATGACGGCGTCGTTTAATACGCATTCGTATGGGATGAAtcagagaatggttatgttGAATGTGGTGAGCGTGTGGAGATTATCGGAGTATGCACATAAAGTGAACGTTGTTGGCCCCACTAATGTGAAGGTGGCCCCGGTTGGGTATTATATGCTTTTTGTTGTCCATGCTGGCATTCCCAGTGCTGCTGTTTGGATCAAGTTACAGGATTAG
- the LOC126686429 gene encoding protein NRT1/ PTR FAMILY 4.6-like: protein MDQEEEQEISRWEGYVDWRNRAALKGKHGGMAAASFALVVEIMENLAFLANASNLVIYLSEYMHFSPSRSAVHVTNFMGTAFLLALLGGFLSDAFFATYRIFLFSAAIEFLGLVILTVQARSGSLKPSECKPGIVCEEVDGSKAAMLFAGLYLVALGVGGIKGSLPAHGAEQFDESSPQGRKQRSSFFNYFVFCLSCGGLIAVTFVVWIEDNKGWEWGFGISTIAIFLSALIFLSGSPTYRNKIPSGSPLTTIFKVLVAATINTCTSRSPSNAVASLTTSPVSASEGSKDKSKETTSTSTSTETATKSFSCLNRAVVKMPLHSALECTVQQVEEVKIVLKILPIFGCTIMLNCCLAQLSTFSVQQAATMDTKLASLKVPPASLPIFPVVFIMILAPIYDHFIIPFARKTTKTEMGITHLQRIGFGLLLSIIAMGTAALVEIKRKRVATNSGLLESKEALPITFFWVAFQYLFLGSADLFTLAGLLEFFFTEAPARMRSLATSLSWASLAVGYYLSSVVVSIVNNITGSNNHSPWLSGSNINHYHLERFYWLLCILSVVNFLHFLFWANWYKYRSTATSD, encoded by the exons ATG GATcaagaagaagaacaagagaTAAGCAGATGGGAAGGGTACGTTGACTGGAGAAATAGGGCTGCTCTCAAGGGGAAACATGGTGGCATGGCTGCAGCCTCCTTTGCATTGG TTGTGGAGATCATGGAGAATCTGGCATTTCTGGCAAATGCAAGCAACTTGGTGATATATTTATCAGAATACATGCACTTTTCTCCTTCTAGATCAGCAGTTCATGTCACCAATTTCATGGGAACCGCTTTCCTTTTAGCCCTTCTCGGCGGGTTTCTCTCCGATGCGTTTTTCGCCACTTATCGCATCTTCCTCTTCAGTGCTGCCATCGAATTTCTG GGGTTGGTGATACTGACAGTACAGGCGCGGTCAGGTTCACTAAAGCCATCAGAATGCAAGCCCGGCATTGTATGCGAGGAAGTAGATGGTTCAAAAGCTGCAATGCTGTTTGCAGGGCTGTATCTGGTGGCTCTTGGTGTTGGAGGGATAAAAGGGTCATTGCCTGCGCATGGAGCCGAGCAGTTTGATGAGAGCTCACCGCAAGGAAGGAAGCAGAGATCAAGCTTCTTTAATTACTTTGTGTTCTGCCTGTCTTGCGGAGGCCTAATTGCAGTCACTTTTGTTGTTTGGATTGAAGACAACAAAGGCTGGGAATGGGGCTTTGGTATCTCTACCATTGCTATATTTTTGTCTGCACTCATCTTTCTTTCAGGCTCTCCAACTTACAGGAATAAAATACCTTCTGGAAGTCCCCTTACTACCATTTTCAAG GTTTTAGTTGCTGCAACGATTAATACGTGCACGAGCAGAAGTCCAAGCAATGCTGTAGCGAGCTTGACAACGAGCCCTGTCAGTGCAAGTGAAGGATCAAAAGACAAATCTAAAGAAACAACATCGACATCAACGTCGACTGAAACAGCAACGAAAAGCTTCAGCTGCCTCAACAGAGCAGTAGTGAAAATGCCACTTCACTCTGCACTAGAATGCACAGTCCAACAAGTAGAGGAAGTAAAGATAGTGTTAAAAATCCTCCCAATATTCGGTTGCACCATAATGCTGAATTGCTGCCTAGCTCAGCTCTCAACATTTTCTGTACAACAAGCTGCAACTATGGACACCAAGCTAGCTTCTCTCAAAGTACCTCCGGCTTCACTCCCCATTTTCCCCGTAGTGTTCATCATGATCCTGGCGCCGATTTACGACCATTTCATCATTCCATTCGCAAGAAAAACGACGAAAACTGAAATGGGGATCACTCATCTACAAAGAATAGGCTTTGGTCTACTTCTTTCTATAATAGCAATGGGGACTGCAGCTCTAGTGGAAATCAAGCGAAAGAGAGTTGCTACGAATTCGGGACTCCTGGAGTCGAAAGAAGCATTGCCCATCACATTCTTCTGGGTAGCATTTCAGTACTTATTCTTAGGATCAGCAGATCTTTTCACATTGGCAGGACTGTTAGAGTTTTTCTTTACAGAAGCACCAGCAAGAATGAGATCTCTGGCCACTTCTCTATCTTGGGCATCATTGGCAGTGGGATACTATTTAAGCTCGGTGGTTGTCTCCATAGTTAACAACATAACAGGTAGCAACAACCACAGTCCATGGCTATCCGGCAGCAACATAAATCACTATCACCTAGAAAGATTCTACTGGCTCTTGTGTATCTTAAGTGTAGTCAACTTCTTGCATTTTCTTTTTTGGGCAAACTGGTACAAATATAGATCCACAGCAACTTCTGACTAG